One Streptomyces sp. NBC_00554 DNA segment encodes these proteins:
- a CDS encoding transposase: MKLVVQVKLLPSPEQVAALEATLRACNRAADHVSRIAFETGVRDRNGLQKLVYADVKAAFGLSAQPAVRVVKKVVDAYSALAASLKAGRLGGPSSKRYRKAVGSPAVFRPEAAQPFDDRCLSWQTDVRTVSIWTVDGRMRGIPYTGSADQLNTLAGYRKGESDLVRRGGKWFLIATCDLPDPEVFEPVDWVGVDRGIVNLATTSDGTNYQGRRLARYRRWQARKRAELQAKRTRSATRRMARRAKKEQRHATHLNHGISKEIVSVAQRTGRGIAVELLDGIRDRVRLRRDQRGAFSSWPFHQLGQHLAYKAKMAGVPFLEVDAAYTSQRCPRCGHTEKANRPDRDHFCCRRCGLAGPADHVAGVNVRNRARSAWVFVTAPVPAPA; the protein is encoded by the coding sequence GTGAAGCTGGTGGTGCAGGTGAAGCTGTTGCCGTCGCCGGAGCAGGTGGCGGCGTTGGAGGCGACCCTGCGTGCCTGCAACCGGGCTGCCGATCATGTCTCCCGCATTGCTTTCGAGACGGGCGTGAGGGACCGCAACGGGCTGCAGAAGCTGGTCTACGCGGACGTCAAGGCTGCGTTCGGGTTGTCGGCGCAGCCGGCGGTGCGGGTGGTGAAGAAGGTTGTGGATGCCTACAGCGCGCTTGCGGCGAGTCTGAAGGCCGGGCGGCTGGGTGGTCCGTCGTCGAAGCGGTACCGCAAGGCGGTCGGTTCGCCGGCCGTTTTCCGGCCGGAGGCGGCGCAGCCGTTCGACGACCGGTGTCTGTCCTGGCAGACGGACGTGCGCACGGTGTCCATCTGGACGGTGGACGGGCGGATGCGCGGCATCCCCTACACCGGTTCAGCAGACCAGCTGAACACGCTGGCCGGGTACCGCAAAGGCGAGTCCGACCTGGTCCGGCGGGGCGGCAAGTGGTTTCTGATCGCGACCTGCGACCTTCCCGATCCCGAGGTGTTCGAGCCGGTGGACTGGGTCGGTGTGGACCGTGGCATCGTCAACCTGGCCACCACCTCCGACGGCACCAACTACCAGGGCCGACGGCTGGCCCGCTACCGGCGCTGGCAAGCCCGCAAACGCGCTGAACTCCAGGCCAAGCGGACCCGTTCGGCCACCCGTCGCATGGCCCGCCGGGCGAAGAAAGAGCAGCGCCATGCCACTCACCTGAATCACGGCATCAGCAAGGAGATCGTGTCCGTCGCGCAACGCACCGGTCGCGGGATCGCCGTCGAGCTGCTGGACGGGATCCGGGACCGGGTACGGCTTCGCCGCGACCAGCGGGGCGCGTTCTCCTCATGGCCGTTTCACCAGTTGGGACAGCACCTCGCCTATAAGGCAAAGATGGCCGGGGTGCCGTTCCTGGAGGTGGATGCGGCTTACACCTCGCAGCGCTGCCCGCGCTGCGGGCACACCGAGAAGGCCAACCGGCCTGACCGGGACCACTTCTGCTGTCGTCGGTGTGGCCTCGCTGGGCCCGCCGACCACGTCGCCGGGGTCAACGTGCGCAACCGCGCACGCTCGGCGTGGGTGTTCGTCACCGCACCCGTCCCCGCACCGGCCTGA
- a CDS encoding DUF6114 domain-containing protein: MSAETPVQSAGYFTHARLRFRAWRGARPFWAGLFTLLGGVPIAYFPYATLKLGTMSVAMATTAGAGSLIIGVLLFTLGLTMWFQQATRIFAGVAAIVLALVSLVVSNIGGFIVGFLLAMLGGALSVSWMPADASADGTKAKRSRKHAGYAKEAPAPAEADAAGTTDAGAPESDQHLPESASADNGNGGYRAD, encoded by the coding sequence ATGAGTGCCGAGACTCCGGTCCAGAGCGCCGGGTACTTCACCCACGCGCGTCTGCGATTCCGGGCCTGGCGGGGCGCCCGGCCGTTCTGGGCGGGTCTGTTCACCCTGCTCGGCGGTGTGCCGATCGCCTACTTCCCGTACGCCACCCTCAAGTTGGGCACCATGTCGGTCGCCATGGCGACCACCGCGGGTGCCGGCTCCCTCATCATCGGCGTACTGCTGTTCACGCTCGGCCTGACGATGTGGTTCCAGCAGGCCACACGCATCTTCGCCGGCGTCGCGGCGATCGTCCTCGCCCTGGTGTCCCTGGTGGTCTCCAACATCGGCGGCTTCATCGTGGGCTTCCTGCTGGCGATGCTCGGCGGCGCGCTCTCCGTCTCCTGGATGCCCGCCGACGCGTCGGCCGACGGCACGAAGGCCAAGCGGTCCCGTAAGCACGCGGGGTATGCGAAGGAAGCGCCCGCTCCCGCCGAGGCCGATGCCGCAGGCACGACCGACGCGGGCGCGCCGGAGTCGGACCAGCACCTGCCCGAGAGCGCCTCTGCCGACAACGGCAATGGGGGGTACCGTGCCGACTGA
- a CDS encoding VCBS repeat-containing protein: MFTLVSRSVRRAAVLAAAVAVTAALAVTTATVAQTSPSAPDSAEAAHTDQAPLVQQAAADGTGLFPLIGLDKNGRLFDHEAKGTGGFAAKFDLGGGYAGATLLAQANISNNLTGTDLYAVIDGTLYYTAERGNDTKVLGTGWDQYTLLISVGNMGGTAHPDLLARDTTGALWLYQGKADGTLSTRVLVRSVGWNGMDKLAGRGDYTGDGKADVIARSTAGALYVYPGSGTATAEAVFANTRYIVPAPTGGAWADYTNLVSVGDNDGDGKTDLIGVDSAGVLWLFKGTGTATAPFAPRTQIGGSGWGYNLLF; the protein is encoded by the coding sequence ATGTTCACTCTCGTCAGCCGCTCGGTACGCCGGGCGGCGGTGCTCGCGGCCGCAGTCGCCGTGACCGCCGCACTGGCGGTGACGACGGCGACGGTCGCACAGACCTCGCCCTCCGCGCCGGACTCCGCAGAGGCCGCGCACACCGACCAGGCGCCGCTGGTCCAGCAGGCGGCCGCCGACGGTACAGGCCTCTTCCCGCTCATCGGCCTCGACAAGAACGGCCGTCTCTTCGATCACGAGGCCAAGGGCACCGGTGGTTTCGCGGCCAAGTTCGACCTGGGTGGCGGCTACGCCGGTGCGACCCTGCTCGCCCAGGCCAACATCTCGAACAACCTGACAGGTACCGACCTGTACGCCGTGATCGACGGCACGCTGTACTACACCGCCGAACGCGGCAACGACACCAAGGTGCTCGGAACCGGCTGGGACCAGTACACCCTGCTCATCTCCGTGGGCAACATGGGCGGCACCGCCCACCCTGACTTGCTCGCCCGCGACACGACCGGCGCGCTCTGGCTCTACCAGGGCAAAGCCGACGGCACGTTGTCCACCAGAGTGCTGGTCCGCTCAGTCGGCTGGAACGGCATGGACAAACTCGCCGGCCGGGGTGACTACACCGGCGACGGCAAGGCCGACGTGATCGCCCGATCCACGGCTGGTGCCCTCTACGTCTACCCGGGCAGCGGCACCGCCACGGCCGAAGCGGTGTTCGCCAACACCCGCTACATCGTGCCCGCTCCCACCGGCGGGGCGTGGGCGGACTACACCAATCTCGTCTCTGTGGGCGACAACGATGGCGACGGCAAGACCGACCTGATCGGCGTGGACAGCGCGGGCGTGCTGTGGCTGTTCAAGGGCACCGGCACGGCCACGGCCCCCTTCGCACCGCGCACGCAGATCGGCGGCAGTGGCTGGGGTTACAACCTGCTCTTCTGA
- a CDS encoding DUF6230 family protein translates to MESQVRGGTRWKRFAVVMVPSVVAAAAVGVGLAQGALAASFSVSGQQFKVHVDKLHGDGFAQYGGMDTVYTSTAGDKQTQVPVAISSFDDATLTNMCQSVKTTIPVINKTIYLRLDAGADPKNPVKAHNLYIDMSQLDADATFTNIDIGVALQDKTRGPAVKDTKTTLPGGFAQQAESADLSDVDQTAWATSAGTFKLSGLKMRLGTSADMECF, encoded by the coding sequence ATGGAGTCCCAGGTGCGTGGCGGGACAAGATGGAAGCGCTTCGCTGTGGTCATGGTGCCCAGCGTCGTCGCGGCCGCGGCCGTGGGTGTCGGGCTTGCGCAGGGTGCGCTGGCCGCGTCGTTCAGCGTGTCCGGCCAGCAGTTCAAGGTGCATGTCGACAAGCTGCACGGTGACGGTTTCGCCCAGTACGGTGGCATGGACACCGTCTACACCTCGACCGCAGGTGACAAGCAGACGCAGGTTCCCGTCGCCATCTCGTCGTTCGACGACGCGACCCTGACCAATATGTGCCAGTCGGTTAAGACGACGATCCCTGTCATAAACAAGACGATCTACCTTCGTCTTGACGCGGGGGCCGACCCGAAGAACCCGGTCAAGGCACACAATCTCTACATCGACATGTCGCAGCTCGACGCCGATGCGACGTTCACGAACATCGACATCGGTGTTGCCCTTCAGGACAAGACCCGTGGTCCTGCCGTGAAGGACACGAAGACGACGCTGCCGGGCGGCTTCGCCCAGCAGGCGGAGTCGGCCGACCTGTCGGACGTCGATCAGACGGCGTGGGCGACCTCGGCCGGCACCTTCAAGCTCAGTGGCCTGAAGATGCGCCTCGGCACGAGTGCGGACATGGAGTGCTTCTGA
- a CDS encoding TetR/AcrR family transcriptional regulator, whose protein sequence is MQSRTSAPHTTGRPRSAAADAAILEATRAALVELGWSKLTLGDVATRAGVAKTTLYRRWAGKNELVVDAVAELFDELELPDRGSLAADIEGVVLQFAAILSRPEAKTALMAVVAESTRDEPLRERIRTSIVDRQKRLVLEGRARAQLRGELPPETDPVTAARTADLIFDVVAGAVVHRTLVSAEPADEEWVRSFTRILLLGLAGAAEPA, encoded by the coding sequence ATGCAGAGTCGCACTTCCGCCCCCCATACGACGGGGCGCCCACGCAGCGCCGCCGCGGACGCCGCGATCCTGGAGGCGACGCGGGCCGCACTGGTCGAACTGGGCTGGTCCAAGCTCACGTTGGGAGACGTCGCGACCCGCGCCGGGGTGGCGAAAACGACGCTCTACCGCCGCTGGGCGGGCAAGAACGAGCTCGTGGTCGACGCGGTTGCCGAACTCTTCGACGAACTCGAACTCCCCGACCGCGGCAGCCTTGCCGCCGACATCGAGGGCGTGGTCCTCCAGTTCGCGGCGATCCTGTCCCGCCCGGAAGCGAAGACCGCCCTGATGGCGGTGGTGGCGGAATCAACCCGCGACGAACCCCTGCGCGAACGCATCCGCACCTCCATCGTCGACCGCCAGAAGCGCCTGGTCCTGGAGGGCCGCGCCCGCGCCCAGCTCCGAGGCGAACTCCCCCCGGAGACGGACCCCGTCACGGCGGCCCGCACGGCCGACCTCATCTTCGACGTGGTGGCGGGCGCGGTGGTACACCGCACCCTGGTGAGTGCGGAGCCCGCGGACGAGGAGTGGGTACGCAGCTTCACTCGAATCCTGCTGCTGGGTCTGGCAGGCGCGGCGGAACCGGCGTAG
- a CDS encoding tetratricopeptide repeat protein, which produces MQPRNMSMSGVVDLAAVKAAQEAKAKAEQARAEAARQGGGGVSGGVSPASLVIDVDEAGFERDVLQRSTEVPVVIDFWAEWCEPCKQLSPVLERLAAEYNGRFVLAKIDVDANQMLMQQFGIQGIPAVFAVVAGQALPLFQGAAGEAQIRGTLDQLVQVAEERFGLTGLVVDPDAEPGSAPVEAAEAPAGPYDALLEAAVQALDAGDFGGAVQAYKNVLSDDPGNTEAKLGLAQAELLQRVAGADPQQVRKDAAEKLGDAQAQIAAADLDLVGGHVEDAFGRLIDAVQRTAGSDRDAVRLRLLELFEVVGADDPRVIAARRALARALF; this is translated from the coding sequence ATGCAGCCACGGAACATGTCCATGAGCGGAGTCGTCGACCTCGCCGCGGTGAAGGCGGCCCAGGAGGCCAAGGCGAAGGCGGAGCAGGCGCGCGCCGAAGCGGCCAGGCAGGGTGGCGGGGGTGTGAGCGGGGGCGTTTCCCCCGCCAGCCTCGTCATCGATGTCGACGAGGCCGGGTTCGAGCGCGACGTCCTGCAGCGCTCCACCGAGGTCCCGGTCGTCATCGACTTCTGGGCCGAGTGGTGTGAGCCGTGCAAGCAGCTCAGCCCGGTGCTCGAGCGGCTGGCCGCCGAATACAACGGACGCTTCGTTCTTGCCAAGATCGACGTCGATGCCAATCAGATGCTGATGCAGCAGTTCGGGATCCAGGGGATCCCGGCCGTCTTCGCGGTGGTCGCCGGGCAGGCGCTGCCGCTCTTCCAGGGTGCGGCGGGCGAGGCCCAGATCCGCGGGACCCTGGACCAGCTCGTGCAGGTCGCCGAGGAGCGCTTCGGGCTGACCGGCCTGGTCGTCGACCCGGACGCCGAGCCCGGGAGCGCCCCGGTGGAGGCTGCCGAAGCACCGGCCGGACCGTACGACGCGCTCCTCGAGGCCGCCGTACAGGCCCTGGACGCGGGCGACTTCGGCGGTGCCGTACAGGCGTACAAGAACGTGCTGAGCGACGACCCGGGCAACACGGAGGCCAAACTCGGTCTTGCCCAGGCCGAGTTGCTCCAGCGGGTGGCTGGCGCCGATCCGCAGCAGGTGCGCAAGGACGCCGCTGAGAAGCTGGGGGACGCGCAGGCGCAGATCGCCGCCGCCGACCTGGATCTCGTGGGTGGGCATGTCGAAGACGCTTTCGGGCGGCTCATCGACGCGGTGCAGCGCACGGCGGGCAGCGACCGGGATGCCGTACGACTGCGGCTGCTGGAGCTTTTCGAGGTGGTCGGCGCCGACGACCCGCGGGTGATCGCGGCGCGCAGGGCGCTGGCCCGGGCGCTGTTCTGA